One genomic window of Streptomyces sp. NBC_01498 includes the following:
- the hutU gene encoding urocanate hydratase, whose protein sequence is MSGPRPVRAPRGTELSALGWQQEAALRMLQNNLDPEVAEHPDQLVVYGGTGKAARDWRSFDAMTRTLRTLKQDETMLVQSGRPVGVMRTHEWAPRVLIANSNLVGDWANWEEFRRLEQLGLTMYGQMTAGSWIYIGTQGILQGTYETFAAVAAKKFGGTLAGTITLTAGLGGMGGAQPLAVTMNDGVVICVDCDPRAIDRRIEHRYLDVRADSPEHALQLATEARDARRPLSIGLLGNAADVLPRMLAEGAPIDIVTDQTSAHDPLAYLPVGVDFDDMAAYAAEKPADFTLRARESMARHVEAMVGFMDAGAEVFDYGNSIRGEAQLAGYERAFAFPGFVPAYIRPLFCEGRGPFRWAALSGEASDIHKTDKAILELFPEEDSAQNASLHRWIRMAGERVRFQGLPARICWLGYGERDKAGERFNDMVASGELAAPVVIGRDHLDAGSVASPYRETEAMLDGSDAIADWPLLNAMVNVASGATWVSIHHGGGVGMGRSIHAGQVTVADGTELAGEKIRRVLTNDPGMGVIRHVDAGYDIADTVATERAVRVPMREGE, encoded by the coding sequence ATGTCAGGACCCCGACCCGTACGGGCACCGCGCGGTACGGAACTGAGCGCCCTGGGATGGCAGCAGGAGGCCGCCCTCCGCATGCTCCAGAACAACCTCGACCCCGAGGTCGCCGAACACCCCGACCAGCTCGTCGTCTACGGCGGCACCGGCAAGGCGGCGCGGGACTGGCGCTCGTTCGACGCGATGACGCGCACCCTGCGCACGCTCAAGCAGGACGAGACGATGCTGGTCCAGTCCGGCCGCCCGGTGGGTGTGATGCGCACGCACGAGTGGGCGCCGCGTGTCCTGATCGCCAACTCCAACCTGGTCGGCGACTGGGCCAACTGGGAGGAGTTCCGCCGCCTGGAACAGCTCGGCCTCACCATGTACGGCCAGATGACCGCCGGTTCCTGGATCTACATCGGCACGCAGGGCATCCTCCAGGGCACGTACGAGACGTTCGCCGCCGTCGCCGCGAAGAAGTTCGGCGGCACGCTCGCCGGGACGATCACGCTGACCGCCGGGCTCGGCGGGATGGGCGGCGCGCAGCCGCTGGCCGTGACCATGAACGACGGCGTCGTGATCTGCGTCGACTGCGACCCGCGCGCCATCGACCGCCGGATCGAGCACCGCTATCTGGACGTGCGGGCCGACTCCCCGGAGCACGCGCTCCAGCTCGCCACCGAGGCCCGCGACGCCCGCCGGCCCCTGTCGATCGGGCTGCTCGGCAACGCGGCCGACGTGCTGCCCCGCATGCTCGCCGAGGGCGCGCCGATCGACATCGTCACCGACCAGACGTCGGCGCACGACCCGCTGGCGTATCTGCCGGTCGGGGTCGACTTCGACGACATGGCCGCGTACGCCGCCGAGAAGCCGGCCGACTTCACGCTGCGCGCGCGGGAGTCGATGGCGCGGCACGTCGAGGCGATGGTGGGCTTCATGGACGCGGGCGCCGAGGTGTTCGACTACGGCAACTCGATCCGGGGCGAGGCCCAACTGGCCGGTTACGAAAGGGCGTTCGCCTTTCCCGGCTTCGTACCCGCGTACATCAGGCCGTTGTTCTGCGAGGGCCGGGGGCCGTTCCGCTGGGCCGCGCTGTCCGGGGAGGCGTCGGACATCCACAAGACGGACAAGGCGATCCTGGAGCTGTTCCCCGAGGAAGACTCCGCCCAGAACGCGTCCCTGCACCGCTGGATCCGGATGGCCGGCGAACGCGTCCGCTTCCAGGGACTGCCCGCGCGCATCTGCTGGCTCGGCTACGGCGAACGCGACAAGGCCGGGGAGCGCTTCAACGACATGGTCGCGAGCGGCGAACTGGCCGCGCCGGTCGTCATCGGCCGCGACCACCTGGACGCCGGCTCGGTCGCGTCCCCGTACCGCGAGACCGAGGCGATGCTCGACGGCTCCGACGCCATCGCCGACTGGCCGCTGCTGAACGCCATGGTGAACGTCGCCTCCGGCGCCACCTGGGTCTCGATCCACCACGGCGGCGGCGTCGGCATGGGCCGCTCCATCCACGCGGGCCAGGTGACGGTCGCGGACGGCACGGAACTGGCGGGCGAGAAGATCCGCCGCGTCCTGACCAACGACCCGGGCATGGGCGTCATCCGGCACGTCGACGCGGGCTACGACATCGCCGACACGGTCGCCACCGAGCGCGCCGTCCGCGTCCCGATGCGGGAGGGCGAGTGA
- a CDS encoding allantoate amidohydrolase, protein MWRELAPVGRDAGGGGYRRYAWTGADRECRDWFRAQAEARGLVYETDRNGNQWGWLGDPAAGDAVVIGSHLDSVPDGGAFDGPLGVVSSFAALDELRRRGAEFTRPVAVTNFGDEEGARFGLACVGSRLTAGQLTLAQAHALLDGDGVPLPHAMERAGHDPDAIGPDPERLARIGAFVELHVEQGRALDLTGDPVGIASSIWPHGRWRFDFHGEANHAGTTRLADRRDPMLGYAETVLAARREAALAGALATFGKVAVEPNGVNAIPSLVRGWLDSRAADQTTLDTVVTAIEAAARDHAGRAGIDLNVVRESFTPVVEFAHALRDEVSGILGGRLPVLGTGAGHDAGILSGSIPTAMLFVRNPTGVSHSPAEYAAEDDCVAGVLALADVLEGLACT, encoded by the coding sequence ATGTGGCGGGAGCTCGCCCCCGTCGGGCGGGACGCCGGCGGCGGTGGGTACCGGCGGTACGCGTGGACCGGGGCCGATCGCGAGTGCCGGGACTGGTTCCGGGCGCAGGCCGAGGCGCGTGGGCTGGTGTACGAGACCGACCGGAACGGCAACCAGTGGGGCTGGCTCGGCGACCCGGCCGCCGGGGACGCCGTCGTCATCGGGTCCCATCTGGACTCCGTACCGGACGGCGGCGCCTTCGACGGGCCGCTCGGTGTCGTGTCGTCCTTCGCCGCGCTGGACGAACTCCGCCGCAGGGGAGCGGAGTTCACCCGGCCGGTCGCCGTCACCAACTTCGGTGACGAGGAGGGCGCCCGGTTCGGCCTCGCGTGTGTCGGCTCCCGGCTCACCGCCGGGCAGCTCACCCTCGCGCAGGCGCACGCCCTGCTCGACGGCGACGGCGTCCCGCTGCCCCACGCCATGGAGAGAGCAGGACACGACCCGGACGCCATCGGGCCCGACCCCGAACGCCTCGCCCGGATCGGCGCGTTCGTCGAACTGCACGTCGAGCAGGGCCGCGCGCTCGACCTGACCGGTGACCCCGTCGGCATCGCCTCCTCCATCTGGCCGCACGGCCGCTGGCGCTTCGACTTCCACGGCGAGGCCAACCACGCGGGCACCACCCGGCTCGCCGACCGCCGCGACCCGATGCTCGGCTACGCCGAGACCGTCCTCGCCGCCCGCCGCGAGGCGGCACTCGCCGGTGCGCTCGCCACCTTCGGCAAGGTCGCCGTCGAACCCAACGGCGTCAACGCCATCCCCTCCCTCGTCCGTGGCTGGCTCGACTCCCGCGCCGCCGACCAGACCACCCTGGACACCGTCGTCACCGCGATCGAGGCCGCCGCCCGCGACCACGCCGGGCGCGCGGGCATCGACCTGAACGTCGTCCGGGAGTCCTTCACCCCCGTGGTGGAGTTCGCCCACGCCCTGCGCGACGAGGTGAGCGGCATCCTCGGCGGCCGGCTCCCCGTCCTCGGCACCGGCGCCGGACACGACGCGGGTATTTTGTCCGGATCGATTCCCACCGCCATGCTGTTCGTACGGAACCCCACCGGTGTCTCGCACTCCCCGGCCGAGTACGCCGCCGAGGACGACTGCGTGGCCGGGGTCCTCGCACTCGCCGACGTACTGGAAGGGCTGGCGTGCACGTGA
- a CDS encoding formimidoylglutamate deiminase: protein MHVTTYWLEHAWLGTHVEPGVGVTVADGRITDVRAEQETPPPGATALRGLTLPGLANAHSHAFHRALRAKVQVGSGTFWTWREMMYQVASRLTPDTYHALARAVYAEMALAGITAVGEFHYLHHAPGGTPYDDPNAMGEALIAAAQDAGVRITLLDTAYLSSGISKRRGGKPPEHHQVRFSDGTAHTWADRVTALADRYAEDDDHVRVGAAVHSVRAVPAEQLSTVAEWAEARRAPLHVHLSEQTAENDACLATHGRTPARLLADHGVLGPRTTGVHNTHLTDEDIALLGATRTGTCMCPTTERDLADGIGPARRLQRAGSPLSLGSDSHAVIDILEEARALELDERLRSRTRGHWTAAALLAAATADGHAALGRPDAGRIERGALADLVTITLESVRTAGQVPRLGAETAVFAATSADVRHTVVGGRHLVRDGAHTLIPDVPGALARSIAAVRG from the coding sequence GTGCACGTGACCACGTACTGGCTGGAGCACGCCTGGCTCGGCACCCATGTCGAGCCGGGCGTGGGCGTGACCGTCGCCGACGGCCGGATCACCGACGTCCGTGCGGAGCAGGAGACCCCGCCGCCCGGCGCCACGGCCCTGCGCGGGCTCACCCTCCCCGGCCTGGCCAACGCCCACTCGCACGCCTTCCACCGCGCGCTGCGCGCCAAGGTCCAGGTCGGCTCCGGCACCTTCTGGACCTGGCGCGAGATGATGTACCAGGTCGCCTCCCGGCTCACCCCGGACACCTACCACGCCCTCGCCCGCGCCGTGTACGCCGAGATGGCGCTGGCCGGCATCACCGCCGTCGGCGAGTTCCACTATCTGCACCACGCCCCCGGCGGCACCCCCTACGACGACCCCAACGCCATGGGCGAGGCGCTGATCGCCGCCGCCCAGGACGCCGGTGTCCGCATCACCCTCCTCGACACCGCCTATCTCTCCTCCGGCATCTCCAAGCGGCGCGGCGGCAAGCCCCCGGAGCACCACCAGGTCCGCTTCTCCGACGGCACCGCGCACACCTGGGCGGACCGGGTCACCGCCCTCGCCGACCGCTACGCCGAGGACGACGACCACGTGCGCGTCGGCGCCGCCGTCCACTCCGTACGGGCCGTGCCCGCCGAGCAGTTGTCCACCGTCGCCGAGTGGGCCGAGGCCCGGCGCGCCCCGCTCCATGTGCATCTCTCCGAGCAGACCGCCGAGAACGACGCCTGCCTCGCCACCCACGGCCGCACCCCCGCCCGTCTCCTCGCCGACCACGGCGTCCTCGGCCCCCGCACCACCGGCGTCCACAACACCCACCTCACCGACGAGGACATCGCTCTGCTGGGCGCCACCCGCACCGGCACCTGTATGTGCCCCACCACCGAACGCGACCTCGCCGACGGCATCGGCCCCGCCAGACGGCTCCAGCGCGCGGGCTCGCCCCTGTCCCTGGGCAGCGACAGCCACGCCGTGATCGACATCCTCGAAGAGGCCCGCGCCCTGGAACTCGACGAACGGCTGCGCAGCCGCACCCGGGGCCACTGGACCGCCGCCGCGCTCCTCGCCGCCGCCACCGCCGACGGCCACGCCGCCCTCGGCAGACCCGACGCCGGCCGTATCGAGCGCGGCGCGCTCGCCGACCTCGTGACGATCACCCTGGAGTCCGTCAGGACAGCGGGACAGGTGCCCCGGCTCGGCGCCGAGACGGCCGTATTCGCCGCGACCTCGGCGGACGTGCGCCACACGGTCGTCGGCGGCCGTCATCTCGTCCGCGACGGTGCCCACACCCTGATTCCCGACGTGCCCGGAGCCCTTGCCCGGTCGATCGCGGCCGTACGCGGCTGA
- the hutI gene encoding imidazolonepropionase: MTTATTPGTAPTTARSTALTHISALVTNDPSLGDGSPLGLIQDAAVVMDGDRVVWVGETSKAPPTDNEVDAGGRAVLPGFVDSHSHLVFAGDRTEEFNARMSGRPYSAGGIRTTVAATRAATDDALDANVATYLAESLRQGTTTQETKSGYGLTVADEARALRVAARHTDEVTYLGAHIVAPELADDPAAYVALVTGDMLDACAPYARWIDVFCEKGAFDGDQARAILTAGIAKGLHPRVHANQLSYGPGVQLAVELDAASADHCTHLTDADVDALANSRTVATLLPGAEFSTRAAWPDARRLLDAGVTVALSTDCNPGSSFTSSMAFCVALAVRDMGMTPDQAVWSATAGGAAALRRTDIGRLTPGARADLVLLDAPSHVHLAYRPGVPLTRAVWRSGVRVH; this comes from the coding sequence ATGACGACAGCCACCACGCCCGGCACCGCACCCACGACGGCCCGCAGCACCGCCCTCACCCACATCTCCGCCCTGGTCACCAACGATCCCTCCCTCGGCGACGGGTCCCCCCTCGGTCTGATCCAGGACGCGGCCGTCGTCATGGACGGCGACCGCGTCGTCTGGGTCGGTGAGACAAGCAAAGCACCCCCCACCGACAACGAGGTCGACGCCGGCGGCCGGGCCGTCCTCCCCGGCTTCGTCGACTCCCACTCCCACCTCGTCTTCGCGGGCGACCGCACCGAGGAGTTCAACGCCCGCATGTCGGGCCGCCCCTACTCCGCCGGCGGCATCCGCACCACCGTCGCCGCCACCCGCGCGGCCACCGACGACGCACTCGACGCGAACGTCGCCACGTACCTCGCCGAGTCGCTGCGCCAGGGCACCACCACCCAGGAGACCAAGTCCGGGTACGGCCTGACCGTCGCCGACGAGGCACGCGCGCTGCGTGTCGCCGCCCGCCACACCGACGAGGTCACCTACCTCGGCGCCCACATCGTCGCGCCCGAACTCGCCGACGACCCCGCCGCCTACGTCGCCCTCGTCACCGGCGACATGCTCGACGCCTGCGCCCCGTACGCCCGCTGGATCGACGTCTTCTGCGAGAAGGGCGCCTTCGACGGCGACCAGGCGCGCGCGATCCTCACGGCGGGCATCGCGAAGGGCCTCCACCCCCGCGTCCACGCCAACCAGTTGTCGTACGGCCCCGGCGTTCAACTCGCCGTCGAACTGGACGCCGCCTCGGCCGACCACTGCACCCATCTCACGGACGCCGACGTGGACGCGCTGGCCAACTCCCGTACGGTCGCGACCCTGTTGCCCGGCGCCGAGTTCTCCACCCGCGCCGCCTGGCCCGACGCGCGGCGCCTGCTGGACGCGGGCGTCACCGTCGCGCTCTCCACCGACTGCAACCCCGGCTCGTCCTTCACCTCGTCCATGGCGTTCTGTGTCGCCCTCGCCGTACGCGACATGGGGATGACCCCCGACCAGGCGGTCTGGTCGGCCACGGCGGGCGGCGCCGCCGCCCTGCGCCGTACCGACATCGGCCGTCTGACCCCCGGCGCCCGCGCCGACCTCGTCCTGCTCGACGCCCCGAGCCATGTCCATCTCGCCTACCGGCCGGGTGTCCCGCTGACCCGCGCGGTCTGGCGCTCCGGCGTACGGGTGCACTGA
- a CDS encoding family 16 glycosylhydrolase, whose product MYALALLCCTSVATAVPAGAAGPTPEPPAAAASDTRDTRAANGTRAVTFDENFDGPAGSAVNGGRWQIETGDNVNNHERQYYTAGANNARLDGQGNLVITARKENPGNYQCWYGRCEYTSARLNTSGKFTAQYGRVEARMKIPRGQGIWPAFWMLGDNMGQVGWPNSGEIDIMENVGFEPGTVHGTLHGPGYSGAGGIGAGYTLPGGQAFADAFHTFAIDWSPNQIRWLVDGNVYQTRTPADLGGREWVFNKPFFIILNLAVGGYWPGDPNGSTPFPSTLTVDYVRVTTDGGGGGGGGSITGLGGKCLDVAAASSANGTAVQLYDCNNSAAQQWSRGPNDSLRVLGKCLDVKDNSTADGAKLQIWDCNGGGNQRWAVSGANDVVNIQANKCMDAGGPGVNGTLTQLWTCAGTANQKWSVNL is encoded by the coding sequence CTGTACGCCCTGGCTCTTCTCTGCTGTACGAGCGTGGCCACGGCCGTGCCCGCCGGAGCGGCGGGCCCCACACCGGAGCCCCCCGCCGCCGCCGCGAGTGATACGCGCGACACGCGTGCCGCGAACGGCACGAGAGCCGTGACGTTCGACGAGAACTTCGACGGTCCCGCCGGATCGGCCGTCAACGGCGGCAGATGGCAGATCGAGACCGGCGACAACGTCAACAACCACGAGCGGCAGTACTACACGGCGGGCGCCAACAACGCGCGGCTCGACGGACAGGGCAATCTGGTCATCACCGCCCGCAAGGAGAACCCGGGCAACTACCAGTGCTGGTACGGCCGTTGCGAGTACACCTCGGCCCGTCTCAACACCTCCGGCAAGTTCACCGCGCAGTACGGCAGGGTCGAGGCCCGGATGAAGATCCCGCGCGGCCAGGGCATCTGGCCCGCGTTCTGGATGCTGGGCGACAACATGGGCCAGGTCGGCTGGCCCAACAGCGGCGAGATCGACATCATGGAGAACGTCGGCTTCGAGCCCGGCACCGTGCACGGCACCCTGCACGGCCCCGGTTACTCGGGCGCGGGCGGCATCGGCGCCGGCTACACCCTCCCCGGCGGCCAGGCGTTCGCCGACGCGTTCCACACCTTCGCCATCGACTGGTCGCCCAACCAGATCCGCTGGCTGGTGGACGGCAACGTCTACCAGACCCGTACGCCCGCCGACCTCGGCGGACGCGAGTGGGTCTTCAACAAGCCGTTCTTCATCATCCTCAACCTGGCCGTGGGCGGTTACTGGCCCGGCGACCCCAACGGCAGCACGCCGTTCCCGAGCACGCTGACCGTCGACTACGTCCGGGTCACCACGGACGGCGGCGGAGGCGGTGGCGGCGGTTCGATCACCGGTCTCGGCGGCAAGTGCCTGGACGTGGCGGCGGCGAGTTCCGCCAACGGGACGGCCGTTCAGCTCTACGACTGCAACAACTCCGCCGCGCAGCAGTGGAGCCGGGGCCCCAACGACTCGCTGCGGGTGCTCGGCAAGTGCCTCGACGTGAAGGACAACAGCACCGCCGACGGGGCGAAGTTGCAGATCTGGGACTGCAACGGCGGAGGTAATCAGCGCTGGGCCGTCTCGGGCGCGAACGATGTCGTGAACATCCAGGCGAACAAGTGCATGGACGCGGGCGGACCCGGCGTCAACGGCACGCTCACGCAGCTCTGGACGTGCGCGGGTACGGCCAACCAGAAGTGGTCGGTCAACCTGTAG
- a CDS encoding cytochrome P450 family protein translates to MDPAGGCPHAANARLRARGAVAPVVLPGEVEAMAIVGHDALREFLANPEVAKGATHFTALQEGRIPDGWPLKTFATVQGMTTADGDDHRRLRSLVSKAFTTRRVEALRGRVEEVTAELLDTLEAAAGDDGTGRRVVDLREHFALPLPMGVICELLGVDAEFQGQLHHLSNQIVATDIAPEDAMAANRDIVATLGAVAASRTENPGDDLTSALIAAREEDGDRLSGQELIGTLLLMIIAGHETTLNLITNAVRALCGHRDQLELVQMGKVGWSEVIEETLRWDSPVSFFPFRYPTRDLTVDGTVIPRGMPVLAGYSAAGRDKAAHGEDADVFDLTRYGTGPTTRHLSLGHGAHFCLGSSLARLEATIALERLFTRFPDLDVAVPEAELPRHASFVGNSVQQLPVVLR, encoded by the coding sequence ATGGACCCGGCCGGCGGCTGCCCGCACGCCGCCAACGCGCGCCTGCGCGCGCGGGGCGCGGTGGCCCCCGTCGTACTCCCCGGCGAGGTGGAGGCGATGGCGATCGTCGGGCACGACGCCCTGCGGGAGTTCCTGGCCAACCCCGAGGTCGCGAAGGGTGCCACGCACTTCACCGCGCTTCAGGAGGGGCGGATTCCCGACGGCTGGCCGCTGAAGACGTTCGCGACCGTGCAGGGCATGACGACGGCGGACGGCGACGACCACCGGCGGCTGCGGTCGCTGGTGAGCAAGGCGTTCACGACCCGCCGGGTGGAGGCGCTGCGCGGACGGGTGGAGGAGGTGACGGCCGAGCTGCTGGACACGCTGGAGGCTGCGGCCGGGGACGACGGCACCGGGCGCCGGGTCGTGGACCTCCGTGAACACTTCGCGCTGCCGCTGCCGATGGGCGTGATCTGCGAACTGCTCGGCGTGGACGCGGAGTTCCAGGGACAGCTGCACCATCTGTCGAACCAGATCGTCGCCACGGACATCGCTCCCGAGGACGCGATGGCCGCCAACCGGGACATCGTGGCCACGCTGGGCGCGGTGGCCGCCTCCCGTACGGAGAACCCGGGCGACGACCTGACCAGCGCGCTGATCGCGGCGCGTGAGGAGGACGGCGACCGGCTGAGCGGGCAGGAACTCATCGGCACCCTGCTCCTGATGATCATCGCCGGTCACGAGACGACGCTGAACCTGATCACCAACGCGGTGCGGGCCCTCTGCGGCCACCGTGACCAGCTGGAACTCGTCCAGATGGGCAAGGTCGGCTGGTCGGAGGTGATCGAGGAGACGCTGCGCTGGGACAGCCCGGTGAGCTTCTTCCCGTTCCGCTACCCGACGCGGGACCTGACGGTGGACGGCACGGTGATCCCGCGAGGCATGCCGGTCCTGGCGGGCTACTCGGCGGCGGGCCGGGACAAGGCCGCGCACGGCGAGGACGCGGACGTCTTCGATCTCACCCGGTACGGCACCGGCCCCACGACCCGCCATCTCTCGCTCGGGCACGGGGCGCACTTCTGTCTGGGATCGTCGCTGGCCCGGCTGGAGGCGACGATCGCCCTGGAGCGGCTGTTCACGCGCTTCCCGGACCTGGACGTCGCGGTCCCGGAGGCGGAGCTGCCTCGCCACGCGAGCTTCGTGGGCAACAGCGTGCAGCAACTTCCGGTCGTGCTGCGCTAG
- a CDS encoding cytochrome P450, with amino-acid sequence MTTPAATPAATPASAPDADAAYAPRPAGSCPVGKGAATPIFGEHLDGDGMPSLYAQLREEHGPVAPVTVAPGITAWLVLSHRELLRLTREEQDFSHDPRRWGQLREGRVPADSPILPMVGWRPALLFADGQQHRRMRAAVSDALGRINGHELRRGVRATAEQLITEFADGRSADLVSDYARKLPLMVITGLLGLDGPTGRKLVEAIAGLAAADEDSVDASRRMGAILLALIEEKRHRPANDVTSALLHHPARLTDEEVLHNLVVMFVAGNQTTVNWIATTLRILLCDPAFRSSLTGGHLSVDDALDLVLWRFPPTQNFPARYATRDLRFGGQDIRAGDMMILGLAAANADPAILPEDGAPVVGNRSHLAFGAGPHTCPAQDPARLITRTAVDTIRHRLPDLELAVPENELAWIKSPWSKGLAALPVRFTEPQLPRGPRAPRN; translated from the coding sequence ATGACCACGCCCGCAGCGACACCCGCCGCGACACCCGCGTCCGCCCCCGACGCCGACGCCGCGTACGCCCCCCGCCCGGCCGGAAGCTGTCCGGTCGGCAAGGGCGCCGCGACCCCCATCTTCGGCGAGCACCTCGACGGCGACGGGATGCCGTCGCTGTACGCACAACTGCGCGAGGAGCACGGCCCGGTGGCCCCGGTCACCGTGGCGCCCGGCATCACGGCGTGGCTGGTGCTCAGCCACCGCGAGCTGCTGCGGCTGACCCGCGAGGAGCAGGACTTCTCGCACGACCCGCGCCGCTGGGGCCAGTTGCGCGAGGGCCGGGTGCCCGCGGATTCGCCGATCCTGCCGATGGTGGGCTGGCGGCCCGCGCTGCTCTTCGCCGACGGGCAGCAGCACCGCAGGATGCGGGCGGCCGTCTCGGACGCGCTCGGCCGGATCAACGGCCACGAACTGCGGCGCGGCGTACGGGCCACGGCCGAGCAGCTGATCACGGAGTTCGCCGACGGCAGGAGTGCCGACCTGGTGTCGGACTACGCGCGCAAACTGCCGCTGATGGTGATCACCGGGCTGCTCGGGCTCGACGGGCCGACCGGGCGCAAGCTCGTGGAGGCCATCGCCGGGCTGGCGGCGGCCGACGAGGACTCCGTCGACGCGAGCCGGCGGATGGGCGCGATCCTGCTCGCCCTGATCGAGGAGAAGCGGCACCGCCCGGCCAACGACGTCACGTCCGCGCTGCTGCACCACCCGGCGCGGCTGACGGACGAGGAAGTGCTGCACAACCTGGTGGTGATGTTCGTCGCGGGCAACCAGACCACGGTGAACTGGATAGCCACCACCCTGCGCATCCTGCTCTGCGACCCGGCGTTCCGCTCCTCGCTGACCGGCGGCCATCTGAGCGTGGACGACGCGCTGGACCTGGTGCTGTGGCGGTTCCCGCCCACGCAGAACTTCCCCGCCCGGTACGCCACCCGTGACCTGCGGTTCGGCGGCCAGGACATCCGGGCCGGGGACATGATGATCCTCGGTCTGGCGGCGGCGAACGCCGACCCCGCCATCCTGCCGGAGGACGGTGCGCCCGTCGTCGGCAACCGCTCCCATCTGGCCTTCGGGGCCGGGCCGCACACCTGCCCGGCCCAGGACCCGGCCAGGCTGATCACCCGTACCGCCGTCGACACCATCAGGCACCGGCTGCCGGATCTCGAACTGGCAGTCCCGGAGAACGAGTTGGCCTGGATCAAATCGCCCTGGAGCAAGGGCCTGGCGGCCCTGCCCGTCCGCTTCACCGAACCGCAGCTGCCGCGCGGACCGCGCGCGCCGCGGAATTGA
- a CDS encoding GTP-binding protein, whose product MVVGPLGVGKTTFIGTVSEIKPLSTEAVMTRAGASVDVAVDRTKATTTVALDFGRMTIDGELVLYLFGTPGQQRFLPAWRDLARGALGALALVDTRDLTASFDALGHLEDLGLPFAVAVNIFPGSPVHSDGELRAALDLLPETPLVTCDARDERSSVMALIALVRHLVLTAESS is encoded by the coding sequence ATGGTCGTCGGACCGCTGGGCGTCGGCAAGACCACGTTCATCGGTACGGTCTCCGAGATCAAGCCGCTCAGCACCGAGGCCGTGATGACCCGGGCGGGCGCCTCGGTGGACGTGGCCGTCGACCGCACCAAGGCCACCACCACCGTCGCCCTGGACTTCGGCCGGATGACGATCGACGGCGAACTGGTCCTGTATCTCTTCGGTACACCGGGGCAGCAACGTTTCCTCCCCGCCTGGCGCGATCTGGCACGCGGCGCGCTCGGCGCGCTCGCCCTGGTGGACACCCGGGACCTGACCGCGTCCTTCGACGCGCTCGGCCATCTGGAGGACCTGGGGCTGCCGTTCGCCGTGGCCGTCAACATCTTCCCGGGCAGCCCGGTGCACAGTGACGGCGAGTTGCGCGCGGCGCTCGACCTGCTGCCGGAGACACCGCTGGTGACCTGCGACGCGCGGGACGAACGGTCCTCGGTCATGGCGCTCATCGCCCTCGTACGCCATCTCGTCCTCACCGCCGAGTCCTCATGA
- a CDS encoding DUF742 domain-containing protein, with the protein MTDRPDDRTTSAVRPYVITGGRAEAGVGPLSWESLVMAAEAVPPATLQPEHRIILTHCQGLLSVAEVSAHLGQPPSVVRVLLADLIDWGLIVTRPPIPPAERADVSMLRKVLHGLESRL; encoded by the coding sequence ATGACGGATCGTCCCGACGACCGGACCACGTCGGCGGTACGCCCGTACGTGATCACCGGGGGCAGGGCGGAGGCCGGAGTCGGACCGCTGTCCTGGGAGTCGCTGGTGATGGCCGCCGAGGCGGTCCCGCCGGCGACCCTCCAGCCGGAACACCGCATCATTCTGACGCACTGTCAGGGACTCCTGTCGGTGGCCGAGGTGTCGGCCCATCTCGGCCAGCCGCCCTCCGTGGTACGGGTGTTGCTCGCCGACCTCATCGACTGGGGACTGATCGTGACCCGCCCGCCCATACCGCCGGCCGAACGAGCCGATGTGTCCATGCTGAGAAAGGTCCTCCATGGCCTCGAAAGCCGCCTCTGA
- a CDS encoding roadblock/LC7 domain-containing protein: protein MTGTISRLPDLGWMLRPLTDIPGVRHAVVVSEDGLRLGHASAANLRGPVSELSVAEAESLAAASAALTMTGRSTAGLMFGGDAGVRQLMLESDQGFILFTSAGVGAQLGAATDPDADVGLVAQQMQLLVVKIGSHLSSHPRDPVSPSS, encoded by the coding sequence GTGACCGGAACGATCTCCCGACTGCCCGACCTGGGGTGGATGCTCCGCCCCCTGACCGACATCCCCGGCGTCAGGCACGCCGTGGTCGTCTCGGAGGACGGCCTGCGGCTCGGCCACGCCTCCGCCGCCAATCTGCGCGGGCCGGTGTCCGAACTGAGCGTCGCCGAGGCCGAGTCGCTCGCCGCCGCGTCGGCGGCGCTGACCATGACGGGCCGGTCAACGGCGGGCCTGATGTTCGGCGGGGACGCCGGCGTACGGCAGTTGATGCTGGAGTCCGACCAGGGCTTCATCCTCTTCACCTCCGCCGGGGTGGGCGCCCAGCTCGGCGCCGCGACCGACCCCGACGCCGATGTGGGCCTGGTGGCGCAGCAGATGCAGCTGCTGGTCGTGAAGATAGGCAGCCACCTGAGCAGCCACCCGCGGGATCCGGTGAGCCCGTCGTCATGA